The genome window GCGGCACGGTGGTGGACGATCCGACGCTGGATAAGTGCCCCAACTGTGGCAACCTCCTGAAGGAACGACGAACCCCGAGCCGACTCGCTGGAGTACCACGCCGCTATGGGCAGTTGCGTTTCCTGCTGGGAACGCTTCGTTTCCTTGGAGTGATCGTGATCGCCATCGGTCTCCTCACTTTCATTCTGGGCGAGGAGGACACCATGGCCCGCCTCACGAGCCTGCTGGCGGCCGCACTGATCACCGCCGGCCTCTTCGTCGTCGCGGCTTTCATGGAGATCATGCTCGACGTGGAAGAGAACACCCGAGCCAGCTTCCGCTTACAGCAATTGTTGCTGGAGGCGGTCCAATCCGAAGGAAGCCGCCGCAATACTCCCTGACCCTCCGTCGTGAAGGGCACGGGAGGTGCGAATTTCCTGAACCCGATGATCGGAGTGCATCCCGGGCGACGGCGCAGGGCGCCGCCGCTACGATGATCGCGTTCGTAGATCCCACGCTACTTCAAGGATGAAGTCCGGACTCTGCCTCTTGACCGGCCTGGCCACGGCCGTCCTGCATTCGCTTCCGACAGCCGCCCAGCCGGCGCCGGTCGCACCACCACTTCAGAGCCAGGCCGAGGCGCTGGTTGCCAAGGTAGGGGGGCGCTGGGGCGTGCTGGCCTGGTCGATCGACGGGAACCGCACGCTCATCTCCATCAATCCCAACGAGCTCTTCATTCCGGCCTCGAACAACAAGGTCTTCACCTCCATCTGGGCCCTGGACCTCTTCGGCCCGGATCACCGCTTTGCGACCGAGCTCCTGATAACCGGGCCGATCGAGAACGGCGTGTTGCGGGGGGACGTGGTGATACGGGGATCGGGTGATCCCTCGTTCGGCTATCCGGAATTCACCACCGATCCGATGGAACCGCTGCGGATCATGGCCCGGGCGCTCGCGCAGCGCGGGGTGCGCAGGGTGGAAGGCGACGTCGTCGGCGACCCCTTCGCCTTCGACACCCTCCTGGTGGGAATCGCCTGGCCGCGAGACACCGGCGGCGGGTCCGCTTATTACGCTCCCCGGGTAAGCGGATTACCGTTTCATCGTAACGTCATCTCGATCCGCGCCGTCGCTGGTAGCGGAGGAGCCACGATCGAGCTGAGCCCGCCCGTGGAGGTAGTCCCGGTGCGTTCCCGGAGGAGTGGGGGGCGGGCGTATGCGGTGCGGGCGCCCGACAACGACACGATCGAGGTGCGGGGCGCCGTTTCGGGAAGGTCGACCCTGTACCGCGTCGGCGTGTTGAGGCCGGCGCTGATGACGACCGACGCGCTGAGGGTGGCATTGAACGAGGCCGGCATCGAAGTCGCCGGCCAGCCGCGGATCGGGCGCACCCCGGAAGACGCGCGGCTGGTCCACCGTCACCTCTCGCTTCCGCTCTGGATGCTCATCCGCAAGATGAACAACGAGTCGGACAACTTCTTCGCGGAGCACGTCTTCAAAGCGGCTGTGCGGGAGGCGATCGGAGTCGGCAGCTACTTCAGGGGAGGGCCCGCATCTGCCCTGCACTTCCACGAGGTCGCCGGGATACCTCTGGGCGAACTGTACCAGATCGATGGTTCGGGGCTGTCCCTGTACAACCGGGCATCGCCCAACGCCATGGTCAGGGCGCTGATCCACGCCCACAACGCTCCCTACAGCGACGCATTCCACGCGTCCCTCGCCCTGGCCGGCGAGCGCAGCGGAACACTAAGGCGGCTCTTCACTGGCAGCCCCGCGTCCGGCAACCTCCACGCCAAGACAGGCTACATCAATGACGTACGCACCCTCTCGGGCTACGTCACCGCGGCGAACGGAGAGCTGATCGCCTTCTGCTTCTTCTACAACGGCCGAGGGACGTCGCCCGCCCGCGGCGTGCAGATGGAGCTTGGCAACCTGCTCGCTTCGTACGGCGGCGCAGTCTCCGCAGCGGAAGCGAGTACCGAGTGAAGGACAACTGTCAGGACATCTCTGACACCGGCAAGTGCCGCAAGATCGTAGAGACGTCCTCGTCGTCCCCAGGCGCTTCACCTGCCATTTGCTCGCCATTTCTCAGCGAGTGAGAAATGGCGAATCGACAGGAAGCACTGCTCGGGACTCGCCCATCTTGCCCACCGCGCCACAGCGATGGGTTCAGCGTCCCCACCAGCCCGTGATGGTCCTCAGCGCCTGCGCCCAGCCGAAGAGGACGAGGAAGAAGATCGCGCCCACCAAGGTCTGCTCTAGCAGTGCAAGGAAAACGTGCGGTTCGAAAAGGCTGAGTGCCGCCTGCACCGCCCCGTGGCCCTGCTGAAAAGGTACGGTTGGAAAGACCCGGGCGATGGCGTCCGGCTGGTTCAGCGTGAGCGGCCAGCCCAGCAGTACGTTCGTGCGCCCGCGGTCGTCGAGAAGGTCTACCAGCAAGTGTGAGCCGTAGCCGGCCCCCGCGAGGATCCCCCACCCCTGTCCGGCCACTGCCCCCAGCAGCGAAACGACGATCACCGCCAGCGCGCTGTGGGTGAATGTGCCGTGATAGCCGCCGCTTCTGCCCAGCAGTAGCCCAAGGATGATGTCGAGGTCGGGGCTCGCGGCCAGAGAGCCCGCGATCAACCAGGATCGCCAGCGCGGCAGCGGCGAGGCCACGCGAACCAGCTCGGCCATCCCGGCACCGACCAGGAAGTGAGCGGGAGGGAACGCCACGGCGACTCAGGGACGCTCGACCGACGAGCGCAGCAGCGTCGTCAGGTGGGCGATCAGCACTTCGACAACTGCGAGGGTCGGACGCACACGCGGCTCACCCGCGTCATCGGTGTAGCGGCCGACCCGCCCGGGTAGGTAGGTCTCCGGGAAGAAGCTTCCGGCCCAGCGATCCACGTCTTCCGACGTCATCTCGTTGCTCAGCTCGATGCGGACTTCGGAGCCATCATCGTGCTGTGTGGCGCCCCCCAGCCCTCCGATCGGCTGCTCCCGCCGGGCCAGCTCCGCCGCCTTCCGGCGCAGGACGATCGAGGTACGGATCTCCTCGTCGCGCGCCTCTGAGGTCGGCAGCTCGTAACGGACCACCACATCCGCACGCTGCGCCTGCGGCACCACGAACTCCTTCGAATCGAGCAGGTGTTGAACAATCTGGTTCAACACCTCCGCCTCGGTGTAACCGCGCGTCTGTACGTCACGCCGCAGCTTCCAGCGGAAGAGCAACTCCGGCTCCGGCTGGAGGAAGACCGAGAGGTCGTACATTGCCTGCAGCTCGTCGTTGGGAAAGCCCAGCAGTCCCCGAACGACGACGATCTCCCGCGGCTCGATCGGACGGATCGGTCCGAAGGTGCCGTCCGCGTGCTCGTAGGTCCGATTGCGAATGGTGCGCCCGCTACGCAGCAGGCGCAGGTGCTCCTGCATGAGCGAGAGGTTGTGCACCGCGGGATTGAGCGCGGTCATCCCGCGTTGCGCGCGCTCCTCGCGCGTGTAGCGGTGGTAGTCGTCCAACCTCAGGTCGGTGACGCGCCCGGGGCCCAGCAGCAGGGTGACCGCATCGGCCACCGTGCTCTTCCCGCTTCCCGAGTCACCGACGATGGCGATCAGGCGGGGGCGGCGCTCTTCCGAAGGGTCGGCTTCCGCGGACGCCTCTTGCGACTCCACGGCGATCGTACGGGCTACCGAGGGCGTAGGGGCGTGCAGGGGAGCGGCGTTGACCCGCATTGCTGCGGAATCATTGGGTTTGCTCATTTGCATTCAAGCCAGTTCATCCCGACGCCGGTCTCCACCCGGAGCGGGACGGAGAGCTCGGCAGCCGACTCCATCCGCTCGCGCAGGATCTCCAGGGTCCGTTCCTCCGCGCCGCGTTCCGCCTCCACCAGCAGTTCGTCGTGGACCTGGAGGAGCATTCGCGCGGGAACGCCCTCCTCGCGGAAGGCGCGGTGGATCTCGATCATCGCCATCTTGATCAGGTCCGCGGCCGTACCCTGGATCGGCGCGTTGGTAGCCACGCGCTCGCCGAACGAGCGGATGTTGTAGTTGCGCGAGCTGATCTCCGGGATGTAGCGGCGGCGTCCGGTCAGGGTCTGGACGTAGCCCTGCTGGCGCGCCAGCTCGATCTGCGAATCGAGATATTTGCGAACGCCGGGGAAGCGCTCGAAGTAGCGATCGATGAACTCGCGTCCCTCTGCGTTGCTGACGCCCAGCTGCTGCGACAGCGAGAAGGAGCCGATCCCGTAGATGACGGCGAAGTTCACCGTCTTCGCCCGGTCGCGCATCTCGCGCGTGACCTGTTCCGGCTCCACTCCGAAGATCAGCGCCGCGGTCTGGCGGTGGATGTCCTCGCCCCTGCGGAAGGCATCCACGAACGCCGGGTCGCCCGAGTAGTGGGCGAGGATGCGCAGCTCGATCTGCGAGTAGTCCGCCGAAACGAATACATGGCCTTCGGCGGGGATGAACCCACGGCGGATCTCCGCGCCGACCTCCGTGCGGATCGGGATGTTTTGCAGGTTTGGATCAGCCGACGAGAGCCGACCCGTAGCCGCCACGGTCTGGTTGAACGAGGTGTGCAGCCGTCCCGTCTCCGGGTTGACCTGTCGCGGCAACGCGGTGACGTAGGTTGATTGCAGCTTGTCCAGCTGCCTGTACTCCATCAACAGGATCGGCAGCTCGTATCCCTGCGCCGCCAGCGCTTCCAGCACCGACGCGTCGGTGGAGGGGCCCGTCTTGGTGCGCCGGATCACCGGCAGCTTCAGCCGCTCGAAGAGAATCTCCCGGAGCTGCGGGTTCGAGTTGATGTTGAAGGTGGTACCCGCGACTTCGTGGATACGCTGCTCCAACACGGCCAGCTGCGAGGCGAGCTTGACGCGCAGCTCCTCGAAAAACTCCTCGTCGATGCGGATCCCCGCCCACTCCATCTCCGCGAGCACCTCTACCAGCGGCATCTCGATCCGGCGGAAGAGGTCCTCGAGCTTCAGCTCGTGCAGTTGCGGCGCGAAGAGCTCGGCGAGCTGGAGGGCGATGTCTGCGTCCTCGCAGGCATAGTCGCGACAGCGTTCGAGCTCTACTTCGGCGAAGGTGACCTGGTTCTTGCCCTTCCCCAGGAGCTCTTCGTAGCTGATGGTCCGGTGGTCGAGGTGCTGCAGCGCCAGGCCGTCGAGGCTGTGCTCCCGGCGCCCCGGATCGAGGAGGTAGCTCGCCACCATGGTGTCGAAGTCCAACCCCCGCAGCTGAATTCCCGCCCGCCGGAGAACCAGTAAGTCGTATTTCAGGTTCTGGCCGACCTTGGCGATCCCGGGGTCTTCCAGCACCTCGACCAGGGCTTGCAGCTCGTCAGATAAAATTGGCGGCAGGTTCAGCGATGGCTCTTCGAGCGGTTGCGAAAACAGCGACGGCTCCCCGCCGCGCCCGCCACCTCCGGAAGCATGCACGGTCTGACGGGCGTCTTCCGCCGCGTTCGCCGCTCGTCGCACGTGTCCGAAGGGAAGGTAGTAGGCCTCACCAGGCTGCAAAGCGATGGAGATCCCGACGAGGTCCGACCGGATCGGATCCGAAGTCGTTGTCTCCGTGTCCAGCGCGATCCGCCCGAGTGAGCGGATCCGTTCCACCAGCTCAGCCACCTCCGCCGGGGATTGCAGCAAGCGGTACGAAACCTCGCGCCTCGTCTCGCTCGGCTGGGGCGCGGCATAGTCGCGGACGAGGGAGTTGAACTCCAGGGAGAGAAACAGCTCGCGCAGTCTATCCCTGTCCGGTTCCTGCCGCCGCAAGCTGTCCAGGTCCAGCTCGATCGGCAGGTCCGTCCGGATGGTGACGAGTTGCTTCGAGAGCAGTGCCTGCGGGGCGTTCGCCAGCAACGCCTCGCGCGGCCGCTTCCCCGGGATCTCTTCGGCCCGGCGGACGATCTCCTCCACCGGTCCGAACTTCTCGATGAGCTGGATAGCAGTCTTCGGCCCGATGCCCGGAACCCCCGGTACATTGTCGGAGCTGTCACCGATCAGGCCGAGATAGTCGACCACCCGCT of Longimicrobiaceae bacterium contains these proteins:
- the dacB gene encoding D-alanyl-D-alanine carboxypeptidase/D-alanyl-D-alanine-endopeptidase — encoded protein: MKSGLCLLTGLATAVLHSLPTAAQPAPVAPPLQSQAEALVAKVGGRWGVLAWSIDGNRTLISINPNELFIPASNNKVFTSIWALDLFGPDHRFATELLITGPIENGVLRGDVVIRGSGDPSFGYPEFTTDPMEPLRIMARALAQRGVRRVEGDVVGDPFAFDTLLVGIAWPRDTGGGSAYYAPRVSGLPFHRNVISIRAVAGSGGATIELSPPVEVVPVRSRRSGGRAYAVRAPDNDTIEVRGAVSGRSTLYRVGVLRPALMTTDALRVALNEAGIEVAGQPRIGRTPEDARLVHRHLSLPLWMLIRKMNNESDNFFAEHVFKAAVREAIGVGSYFRGGPASALHFHEVAGIPLGELYQIDGSGLSLYNRASPNAMVRALIHAHNAPYSDAFHASLALAGERSGTLRRLFTGSPASGNLHAKTGYINDVRTLSGYVTAANGELIAFCFFYNGRGTSPARGVQMELGNLLASYGGAVSAAEASTE
- a CDS encoding metal-dependent hydrolase — encoded protein: MAFPPAHFLVGAGMAELVRVASPLPRWRSWLIAGSLAASPDLDIILGLLLGRSGGYHGTFTHSALAVIVVSLLGAVAGQGWGILAGAGYGSHLLVDLLDDRGRTNVLLGWPLTLNQPDAIARVFPTVPFQQGHGAVQAALSLFEPHVFLALLEQTLVGAIFFLVLFGWAQALRTITGWWGR
- a CDS encoding ATP-binding protein; amino-acid sequence: MSKPNDSAAMRVNAAPLHAPTPSVARTIAVESQEASAEADPSEERRPRLIAIVGDSGSGKSTVADAVTLLLGPGRVTDLRLDDYHRYTREERAQRGMTALNPAVHNLSLMQEHLRLLRSGRTIRNRTYEHADGTFGPIRPIEPREIVVVRGLLGFPNDELQAMYDLSVFLQPEPELLFRWKLRRDVQTRGYTEAEVLNQIVQHLLDSKEFVVPQAQRADVVVRYELPTSEARDEEIRTSIVLRRKAAELARREQPIGGLGGATQHDDGSEVRIELSNEMTSEDVDRWAGSFFPETYLPGRVGRYTDDAGEPRVRPTLAVVEVLIAHLTTLLRSSVERP
- the polA gene encoding DNA polymerase I, which translates into the protein MQLPEKTRPRLYLVDGYALIYRAFFAFISKPLISSRGENTSAAWGVTKFLLKIIEEHDPDYFGVVFDAGTSERHEIYPDYKATREKMPTELEASLPRVRDIIDAFHIPVLELPGYEADDVIGTLARKAGEVGVETVIVSGDKDFYQLIKDGVCLLNPGRGGPAAVDEEWVDVNNAHERLGVPPERVVDYLGLIGDSSDNVPGVPGIGPKTAIQLIEKFGPVEEIVRRAEEIPGKRPREALLANAPQALLSKQLVTIRTDLPIELDLDSLRRQEPDRDRLRELFLSLEFNSLVRDYAAPQPSETRREVSYRLLQSPAEVAELVERIRSLGRIALDTETTTSDPIRSDLVGISIALQPGEAYYLPFGHVRRAANAAEDARQTVHASGGGGRGGEPSLFSQPLEEPSLNLPPILSDELQALVEVLEDPGIAKVGQNLKYDLLVLRRAGIQLRGLDFDTMVASYLLDPGRREHSLDGLALQHLDHRTISYEELLGKGKNQVTFAEVELERCRDYACEDADIALQLAELFAPQLHELKLEDLFRRIEMPLVEVLAEMEWAGIRIDEEFFEELRVKLASQLAVLEQRIHEVAGTTFNINSNPQLREILFERLKLPVIRRTKTGPSTDASVLEALAAQGYELPILLMEYRQLDKLQSTYVTALPRQVNPETGRLHTSFNQTVAATGRLSSADPNLQNIPIRTEVGAEIRRGFIPAEGHVFVSADYSQIELRILAHYSGDPAFVDAFRRGEDIHRQTAALIFGVEPEQVTREMRDRAKTVNFAVIYGIGSFSLSQQLGVSNAEGREFIDRYFERFPGVRKYLDSQIELARQQGYVQTLTGRRRYIPEISSRNYNIRSFGERVATNAPIQGTAADLIKMAMIEIHRAFREEGVPARMLLQVHDELLVEAERGAEERTLEILRERMESAAELSVPLRVETGVGMNWLECK